One window from the genome of Aptenodytes patagonicus chromosome 4, bAptPat1.pri.cur, whole genome shotgun sequence encodes:
- the WFS1 gene encoding wolframin, translating into MNSDPDPSSSPSHPQLHLGRSQLNAAAVDHSENNQKAGPSSGGTATFSSSVPGYSHSREKAGKNEGMKEEPEVLFEELLERAKAGEPKAQTEVGKHFLRLAEEEDEELNNCSAVDWFILAAKQGRREAVKLLRRCLADRRGITSENEQEVKKLSSETDLERAVRKAALVMYWKLNPKKKKQLAVSELLENVGQVDNEDAEKQPGPVPKSVQKQRRMLERLVSSESKKFIALDDFVEITKKYAKGIIPSNLIMQEEEDDELAGKTPEELPLRLKVVKYPLHAVMEIKEYLIDIASKAGMHWLSTIVPTHHINALIFFFIISNLTIDFFAFIIPLVIFYLSFISMVICTLKVFQDSKAWENFRTLTDLLLRFEPNLDVEQAEVNFGWNHLEPYIYFLLSVFFVIFSFPIASKDCIPCSELATVSVFFTVTSYMSLSTCAEPYTRRALMTEIAAGCLSLLQVLPGNFGYLKFLGKTFFTVPVGHFFVINVSIPCLLFLYLFYLFFRMAQLRNFKGTYCYLVPYLVCFMWCELSVVILRDSSGIGLIRASIGYFLFLFALPVLGVGIALMCLIHFIKWFVSLELMKIVVTLVLCTVPLLFRWWTKVNFSIVEMVKSLTRSSIVKLILVWITAVVLFCWFYVYRSEGMKVYNSTLTWNQYAFLCGPRSWKETNMARTQILCSHLEGHRVTWTGRFKYVRVTEIDNSAESAINMLPLFIGDWMRCLYGETYPLCDPKNVTLEEEELCRLKYLTKHNCHMKMFDRYKFEITVGMPFSSKNGTKSIEEDDITKDIVLKASSEFKKVLLNLRQGSIIEFSTILEGRLGSKWPVFELKAITCLNCMSKLLPAGRHVKIEHDWRSTVHKAIKFAFDFFFFPFLSAA; encoded by the exons agggcatgaaggaagaacctGAAGTGCTCTTTGAGGAACTGCTTGAGAGGGCCAAAGCTGGAGAACCAAAAGCACAAACGGAG GTGGGGAAACACTTCTTAAGATTagcagaagaggaggatgaggaactTAACAATTGTAGTGCGGTTGACTGGTTCATCCTTGCTGCTAAGCAGGGCCGAAGAGAAGCTGTCAAACTGTTGCGTAGATGCCTGGCAGACAGAAGAG gcATCACTTCTGAGAACGAGCAAGAAGTGAAAAAATTATCATCTGAGACTGATTTGGAGAGAGCTGTGAGGAAAGCTGCCTTAGTCATGTATTGGAAATTAAACCCAAAAAAGAAGAAGCAATTAGCAGTTTCTGAACTACTGGAAAATGTTGGGCAAGTTGACAATGAAG ATGCTGAGAAGCAACCTGGCCCGGTCCCAAAGTCGGtacagaagcagagaagaatgCTGGAGCGATTAGTGAGCAGTGAAT CTAAGAAATTTATTGCTTTGGATGACTTTGTTGAAATCACCAAGAAGTACGCAAAGGGAATCATCCCATCTAACCTGATTatgcaggaagaggaggatgatgaGTTGGCAGGGAAGACTCCTGAAGAGTTACCCCTGCGATTGAAG gtTGTAAAATATCCGCTTCATGCCGTTATGGAAATTAAAGAATACCTTATAGATATTGCATCAAAGGCAGGAATGCATTGGCTGTCTACCATTGTTCCAACACACCATATCAATGCTCTTATCTTTTTCTTCATCATCAGTAATCTGACAATTGATTTTTTTGCCTTCATTATTCCATTAGTCATATTCTATTTGTCCTTCATTTCTATGGTGATTTGCACACTGAAGGTTTTTCAGGACAGTAAGGCTTGGGAAAACTTCCGCACTTTGACTGACTTACTGCTTCGTTTTGAACCAAACCTAGATGTTGAGCAAGCTGAGGTGAACTTTGGATGGAATCACTTAGAgccatacatttattttttactctcggtattctttgtcattttttccttccctataGCAAGCAAAGACTGTATACCATGCTCAGAGTTAGCTACTGTCTCAGTTTTCTTCACAGTGACAAGTTACATGAGTTTAAGCACGTGTGCAGAACCTTACACACGAAGAGCGTTAATGACTGAGATAGCAGCAGGTTGCTTATCCCTATTGCAGGTATTACCTGGCAATTTTGGCTACTTGAAATTCTTAGGTAAAACCTTCTTTACTGTTCCTGTAGGCCATTTCTTTGTGATAAATGTAAGCATCCCATGCCTTCTGTTTTTGTACTTGTTCTATCTTTTCTTTAGAATGGCACAACTACGGAATTTTAAAGGCACCTACTGCTACCTGGTCCCATATCTGGTCTGCTTCATGTGGTGCGAACTCTCTGTGGTCATTCTGCGGGACTCCTCTGGCATTGGGCTCATTCGTGCGTCAATCggttattttctgtttctctttgcacTCCCAGTGCTAGGTGTAGGGATTGCGCTGATGTGTCTTATCCATTTCATTAAGTGGTTTGTGTCTCTGGAGCTCATGAAAATTGTAGTGACTCTGGTTTTGTGTACTGTTCCTTTGCTCTTCCGATGGTGGACGAAAGTTAACTTCTCTATAGTTGAAATGGTTAAATCCCTCACTCGAAGCTCGATTGTGAAACTCATTCTGGTGTGGATTACAGCTGTAGTGTTGTTCTGTTGGTTCTATGTGTATCGATCAGAGGGAATGAAAGTTTACAACTCGACCTTGACATGGAATCAGTATGCTTTCCTCTGCGGACCCCGGTCGTGGAAGGAGACTAACATGGCACGTACTCAGATTTTATGTAGCCACCTGGAAGGACACAGAGTGACATGGACTGGGCGGTTCAAATATGTGCGCGTGACAGAAATCGACAATAGTGCAGAATCTGCAATAAATATGCTTCCACTTTTTATTGGCGATTGGATGAGATGCTTGTATGGTGAAACCTACCCTCTTTGTGACCCCAAAAATGTTACGCTAGAGGAGGAAGAATTGTGTCGTCTCAAGTATTTGACAAAGCATAACTGCCACATGAAAATGTTTGATCGGTACAAATTTGAAATAACTGTGGGCATGCCTTTCAGTAGCAAAAATGGAACCAAGTCTATAGAGGAGGATGATATAACCAAAGATATTGTGCTGAAGGCAAGCAGTGAGTTTAAAAAAGTGTTGTTGAACTTGAGGCAAGGAAGTATAATTGAATTCAGCACAATTCTGGAGGGTCGTCTTGGCAGTAAATGGCCTGTCTTTGAACTGAAAGCAATCACTTGCTTGAATTGCATGTCTAAACTCTTACCTGCAGGGAGGCATGTGAAAATAGAGCATGACTGGAGGAGCACAGTGCATAAAGCCATTAAATTCGcttttgattttttcttcttcccattcctGTCAGCTGCATAA